A stretch of Brassica napus cultivar Da-Ae chromosome C6, Da-Ae, whole genome shotgun sequence DNA encodes these proteins:
- the LOC111210335 gene encoding uncharacterized protein At2g29880-like, which translates to MKIMKTKYLNAAELLRFSSGFGWDSTTKRFTASKEVWAEYLKAHPKFKKFRDETFEEFDDLKLIFDKNIATGTNAIGLGETTDAQTVRVAETEKEQANCGEGPSDDDLEKLPLRKRQKTSPLNKGDDLFTQKESVEEADELNTLTTITQKLFNLIEERETRQKQEAEQREAEKKKNNLWEAVKEVSDLEEHVRFDAVKLINQLGMKDVFISMSVDERYGWIKHNVIGF; encoded by the exons ATGAAGatcatgaaaacaaaatatctaaaCGCGGCTGAACTTCTTCGTTTTAGTTCTGGATTTGGATGGGATTCAACCACAAAAAGGTTTACAGCTTCAAAAGAAGTATGGGCTGAATATCTAAAG GCACATCCAAAGTTCAAAAAGTTTCgtgatgaaacatttgaagaaTTTGATGATCTCAAACTTATATTTGACAAGAATATAGCGACGGGTACGAATGCTATTGGTTTAGGTGAAACTACTGATGCACAAACAGTTAGAGTTGCAGAAACAGAAAAGGAGCAAGCAAATTGTGGTGAAGG TCCTTCAGACGATGATTTGGAAAAGCTTCCTTTAAGAAAGAGACAAAAAACTAGTCCTCTTAACAAAGGTGATGATCTGTTTACTCAAAAAGAAAGTGTAGAAGAAGCTGACGAGCTGAATACTTTGACAACCATCACTCAGAAACTCTTCAATTTGATAGAAGAAAGAGAGACAAGACAAAAACAAGAAGCTGAGCAAAGAGAagcagagaaaaagaaaaataatctaTGGGAAGCAGTCAAAGAAGTTTCTGATTTGGAAGAACATGTACGTTTTGATGCCGTTAAGTTGATCAATCAATTAGGAATGAAAGACGTATTCATTAGCATGTCTGTTGATGAACGTTACGGATGGATTAAGCATAACGTGATAGGATTTTGA
- the LOC111210336 gene encoding uncharacterized protein LOC111210336 codes for MVQKKDAAPFRNRKGDISQNVLAACNFDLEFIYVLSGWEGSAHDSKILNDALRKFYLVDCGFANRRNFLAPYRGVRYHLQEFSGQDSTPQNDKELFNHRHASLRNVIERIFGIFKSRFLIFKSAPPFPYKTQTEIVLACVGLHNFLRKFCRTDIFPEEKDSEDVEDVEEINNNDEEILVTQDQQREHANQVRATIATDMWRDFINV; via the exons ATGGTGCAAAAAAAAGATGCAGCTCCTTTCCGCAACAGAAAAGGTGATATATCCCAAAATGTGTTGGCTGCATGTAATTTTGATCTTGAATTCATATACGTACTTAGTGGATGGGAAGGTTCAGCTCATGATTCAAAgatattaaatgatgctttaa GAAAATTTTATCTAGTTGACTGCGGTTTTGCAAATCGTCGGAACTTCTTAGCTCCATATCGAGGTGTTCGATACCATCTACAAGAGTTTTCTGGTCAGGATTCTACTCCTCAGAATGATAAAGAGTTGTTTAATCATCGTCATGCTTCCTTGAGGAATGTTATCGAGAGAATTTTTGGTATATTCAAATCTcggtttctaatttttaaatctgcACCCCCTTTTCCTTACAAGACACAAACAGAGATCGTACTTGCGTGTGTTGGGTTACATAATTTTCTTCGAAAGTTTTGTAGAACAGATATTTTTCCTGAAGAAAAAGACTCTGAGGATGTAGAAGATGTTGAAGAAATTAATAACAATGATGAAGAAATTCTTGTAACTCAGGATCAGCAAAGAGAACATGCCAATCAAGTGAGAGCCACAATAGCAACAGATATGTGGAGAGATTTTATAAACGTATGA